Proteins from one Monodelphis domestica isolate mMonDom1 chromosome 6, mMonDom1.pri, whole genome shotgun sequence genomic window:
- the LOC100030425 gene encoding olfactory receptor 508-like produces MEFKPSENYTAVIDFLILGLTDDPFLCVILFLLFMGIYLFTVMGNFCTIILIRLSPQLHTPMYLFLSHLAFVDVGYSTSVTPNLLVNFMVEKNIITYPGCVTQLCSLVTFGATESFLLTFMAYDRYMAICNPLLYSVKMSDQVCSLLIMTSYAGGCLNGVTYTGCLLNLFFCGPNVINHFFCDFSPLVKLSCHHVFIAEILPAIYSAIIIAIALITIAISYLYIFFTILNMNSTEGRHKAFSTCTSHLTAVTLFYGTIIFIYVMPTSSYSTDQNKVVSIFYIVVIPMLNPMIYSLRNKEIKDALKRLVSNKRHS; encoded by the coding sequence ATGGAATTTAAGCCATCGGAAAACTACACTGCAGTGATCGACTTCCTCATTCTGGGATTAACGGATGATCCCTTTCTTTGTGTCATTCTCTTTTTGTTATTTATGGGGATATATTTATTCACTGTAATGGGAAATTTCTGTACAATCATTCTAATTAGGCTGAGTCCCCAGCTTCACACGCCCATGTACCTCTTTCTGAGTCATTTGGCTTTTGTCGATGTTGGGTATTCCACATCTGTTACACCTAACTTGCTAGTGAATTTCATGGTGGAGAAAAACATCATTACTTATCCTGGATGTGTAACCCAATTATGTTCCCTTGTCACCTTTGGGGCCACAGAGTCCTTCTTACTTACATTCATGGCATATGACCGCTACATGGCCATTTGTAACCCATTGCTTTACTCTGTGAAAATGTCTGATCAGGTCTGCTCTCTCTTAATCATGACTTCCTATGCTGGTGGCTGTTTGAATGGGGTAACTTATACAggatgtttattgaatttattctTCTGTGGCCCTAATGTAATCAATCACtttttctgtgacttctctccttTGGTAAAACTTTCCTGTCATCATGTCTTTATAGCAGAAATACTTCCTGCTATCTACtcagcaataataatagctatagcTCTTATAACCATCGCCATCTCCTATCTGTACATCTTCTTCACCATTCTCAATATGAATTCAACAGAAGGAAGACACAAAGCCTTCTCCACTTGTACCTCTCACCTCACTGCAGTCACTCTTTTCTATGGAACCATTATATTCATTTACGTGATGCCTACATCCAGCTACTCCACAGATCAGAACAAAGTGGTGTCCATCTTCTATATTGTGGTGATCCCAATGTTGAACCCCATGATCTATAGCCTGAGgaacaaagagattaaagatgccTTAAAAAGGCTAGTTAGTAATAAAAGACATTCTTAA